One window of the Lepeophtheirus salmonis chromosome 7, UVic_Lsal_1.4, whole genome shotgun sequence genome contains the following:
- the LOC121121351 gene encoding uncharacterized protein, with translation MNANEKNISYIKEVSTKEGKAELCDIKEEKVLEDLFPKTSNIKEEASHCIPPTKIDIPIVEDVILKQVLPSKDNSQLRTFKTIKPHIPLIKFRKGGLALQSIAANVGQVSEMPVDSLSNKTNPMATKVYSLEWWQTPSKFKRRTIDELECDAINNGGGDRLWQ, from the exons ATGAACgccaatgaaaaaaatatatcatatattaagGAAGTGTCGACCAAAGAGGGCAAAGCTGAGCTTTGTGacataaaagaagaaaaggtcCTTGAAGACCTCTTCCCGAAAACCTCCAATATTAAAGAAGAAGCTTCTCATTGCATTCCTccaacaaaaattgatattcctATCGTTGAAGATGTGATTTTAAAGCAAGTTCTGCCATCCAAAGATAATTCTCAGTTGAGAACGTTTAAA acAATCAAACCCCatattccattaattaagtTCAGAAAAGGCGGACTTGCTCTACAAAGTATTGCAGCCAATGTTGGACAAGTTAGTGAAATGCCTGTTGATTCATTGTCCAATAAGACAAATCCTATGGCCACAAAAGTGTACTCTTTAGAATGGTGGCAAACTCCTTCAAAGTTTAAAAGGCGAACCATTGATGAACTTGAATGTGATGCTATTAATAATGGCGGTGGTGATCGACTTTGGCAATGA